The segment TTCGATTACAGGAGCAGGGTTAGCCTTTGCAGCCAACTTCTCTTGCGCCTTCTTCTTCATTGTTGTTGCGCCTTCTTTAGGCTCATCCATTGCTTGCTTAACAGCTGCTTCGTAAGCGATGCTCTTAGCTGGCTTTGGTGTTGCAAACTTAAGTGTTCCTTCGGTGCCAGGTAGGCCCTTGAACTTCTGCCAATCTCCGGTGACCTTAAAGATCGCCTCTACAGCGGCAGTTGGTTGTGCGCCGACTCCGAGCCAGTACTGCGCGCGCTCTGAGTTAACTTCCATGATTGATGGCTCTTGTCCTGGAACGTAACGACCAATTTCTTCAATTGAAAGTCCGTTACGTGCTTTACGTGAATCTGTTACGACGATGCGGAAAAATGGTGTGCGGATCTTTCCCATGCGCATTAAGCGAATTTTTGTAGACAAAGAAGTAGTGCTCCTAAAAAGTGTGTCGCATCTTTAACTATGCAGCGGGGTGCGCATGTATTCAATACAACTGTGGATATGGATGTTGTGGGGGTAGAGGGCCCCTCAACAGGAGGCTAATCTTGCCATCTACGCGTGTAGATGCGAAATCCGAGCGTGGTTAGAGCAGGGCTTTAGCCCTTCTCCTCCAAGGCGCGTTTGGCGGGATTTCCAGATTTGGACTTCTTCTTAGCTGGCTGCTGGCTGACCTTTTGAACAGGTGCGGGCGCACCTGTTGGCATACCCATTCCAGGCGGCAACCCTTTACCGCTGCGCATCTGTTTCATCATCTTCTGTGCCGCTGCGAATTTATCAACTAAAGAATTTACATCTTGAACTTTTCGGCCGGCGCCCAAGGCAATTCGTGCACGACGTGAGCCATTTAGAACTTTTGGATCACGACGCTCGATTGGCGTCATTGATTGAACAATTGACTTAGTACGGACGATCTCGGATTCATCAAAATTTTCGATCTGCTTCTTCATCCCGCCTGCACCCGGCAACATTCCTAGCAACTTCGACATTGAGCCCATCTTCGACATCGCCTCTAACTGCTCAAGAAAATCTTCAAGCGTGAAGTCATCACCACGCGCAAATTTTTCTTCTAGACGTGCGGAACTTTCACCATCAAAGGCTTTCTTGGCCTGTTCTGCCAAAGTTGCGACATCGCCAAGACCCAAGATTCGTGAAGCCATGCGATCGGGATAGAAGATATCGAAATCTGAAAGCTTTTCACCGTTCGATGAAAACATGATTGGTTTACCGGTTAATTGGGTGATTGATAGCGCAGCGCCACCTCGAGCATCACCATCGAGCTTGGTAAGTACCACGCCATCAAAACCAACGCCATCCTGAAACGCTTGCGCGGTGCGGACAGCATCCTGACCGATCATCGCATCAACAACGAACAGGATCTCATCTGGCGAAATTGCATCACGGATAGCGATCGCCTCGCGCATCAAATCTTCATCTACACCTAGGCGACCTGCGGTATCGACGATAACCATGTTGTACAACTTTGACTTTGCAAAAGCGATTCCTTGCTCTGCAACCTTTACTGGATTGCCAACACCGTTGCCAGGTTCAGGTGCAAAGACCGGAACTCCAAGGCTTTCACCAACAACCTGTAATTGGTTTACTGCATTTGGACGTTGCAAGTCAGATGCAACTAGAAGTGGAGTGTTTCCTTGGTCGGCATAGAACTTGGCGAGTTTTCCAGCCAAAGTCGTTTTACCTGCACCTTGCAATCCAGCCAACATGATTACCGTCGGAGCGGTCTTCGCAAATCGAACTCGGCGCGCGGATCCGCCAAGGATCTCTACTAGTTCGGCGTTAACGATCTCAAAGATTGCTTGTGCTTGATTTGTGCCTGATTGCAGATTTGGGAGCGCTTCCAGCGACTTGCTGCGAATTTTTTCGATAAAGCGGTCTACAACAGGTAGTGCAACATCTGACTCGAGAAGTGCGGTACGAACTTCAGCGCAAGTGTTTTCGATATCTGAAGGAGAAATTTTTCCTCGGGAACGCAGCGAGGAGAAAGCGTTCGAGAATTTGGAGGAAAGGTTGTCAAACATAAGGTGGCAATAGTACTTGAAAGGTTAATTAAGCAAGAGCGCTAGATAGGCGATTGGCTAGTTCTTGGGCGCGCTCAGGAGAGAGCGCTCCCCCACCAATTTCAGTTACATAAAGGGTATCTATCGCTTCCGCCCCCAAAGTTGTAACGATTGCGGAGCGAATATCAACTTGTGATTTGGTGATTACATCGCCGATTCCGAATAAAAGTGCGGGACGATCATGGCTGCGAACCTCAATAATCGTTGCATCGGTTGCCGAATCCATAAAGGTCTCAACGATCGGAAGCGGAACTGGAATTGACGGAATATTTGAGTAATCTGCAACGCGGCGTTTAATTCTCTCTGTTAAATCAGAGGCATCCGCTAAAGCTTCGGCAATTGCGGCTTTTATCGCACCCTCATCAACCGATGGGGCGAATTGGTTAGGCGTAACTATCCATTTCATAATTGCGCTCTTACCGATCGTTTGCGTACGCGCTGAACGTACATCGAATCTAGCCAAGTTTAAAACACCTGCAACGATAGAGAGAAGTCCCGTTTTATCTGGAGCGATAATTTCGATTGCAAAATCAGGATCGCGAGCTTCGATTTTAACTTGAAGTTCGCCACTATCTACTAAAACTCTCTGCTCGCTTGTGAATTCTGGTTGTCTCGCTATCGTGTTATCTGTTAAGGCCGATGTCACCCGACTTACAAGTTCGCTTAACAAACTCTCTTTCCAATCACTCCATGCCGCCCGCCCTGTTGCCTGTCCATCGGCGATACTAAGGGCATGCAAGAGTTCCAGAGTCTGCAAATCCGGAATAACAGAAGTCACGCTGGCGATAGTCGCGGGGTCATCTAAATCTCGTCGCGTAGCGGTGGCGCTCAATAGCAGGTGATGTTTTACCAATAGTTTCAAAGTTGCAATATCGTTTTCATCGAATCCAATACGGCGCGCAAGCGGTTCAATTAACTTTTCCCCGCGATCGCTGTGATCTTCTTGCGTTCCTTTACCAATATCGTGGAAGAGCGCAGCAAAGAGAAGTAAATCTGGGCGGTGCACATTTCTAGTAAGCGCAGCTGCAAATACCGCGGTCTCAACCATGTGTCTATCAACAGTATGGCGATGCAGCGCGTTGCGCTGCGGCAAGGAACGTACTGCGCGCCATTCAGGCAACCAATCGAAGAGAATCTCCTCTTGATCAAGTCCCTCCCAGATGCGCACCATAGGCGCACCTGCACCGATTAGCGTAATTAAATTCTCACGTGCTGATCTGGGCCAAGGGTTAGGTAACTTAGAAATACCCGATTTCGATGCTTGTGCCAGAGCTTGCAAAGACGTTGGTGAAACCGGAAGCCCTGCTTGCGCTGCGATTGCGGCTGCACGTAAACCAATTACCGGATCTTTATGAAAATCAAATCCCTCGTCAATAAAGACTTCTTGATGGGCAATTGATATCCCTTGCGCAATATGTGTGGTGCGCGTTTTCCTTAAAAAGCGTCCAAGTCCATCTTTACCGCGATGATCGAAGCGATGCCAAGTTGATTCGAGAAGATAGTCAACCGATCTAGCGGCCTGTGCGATATCGCTCATTAGCGCATCCGCATCGGCGTATTTCAATAGTTCGGCAACTTTATCTTGCTCTTGAAAAAGTAACCGATCCTTATCTCTGCTGGTAACGGTATGTAAAGCTTCACGTGCATTGTTTAAAACTGATTCTGCAGTGCTGATGTGCTCAAGAGAGATAGATACCGCACCGGAACGAGCGATTGCTCGCAGTGCGTTGATATCTCTTAAACCCCCGCGCGCCTCTTTTAAATCAGGTTCAAGGAGATAAGCGAGATCACCGGCGCGAAGATGGCGATCGGCAAGTGAGCGGCGTAGTTCGGGCAGCCTTTCACGCGAATTACCGCGCCAATCATCTATTGCATCGTGTTGCACCGCCGCCACTAAATCTGGATCACCACAAATTAATCGAATATCAAGTAGCCCTAGAGCAACTTTTAAATCACTGGAGGCGCTCTCTCGGGTTTCGGATCTGGTTCTAACAGAATGATCGACTTTATAAGATTTATCCCAGAGCGGGTAGAGAATTTTATTTACTATCTCTGCGAGAGATTTCACTTCAATTCTCCCGTTATGTAGAAAGAGAATATCTAGATCTGATCCTGGAGATAGCTCACCGCGGCCGTAACCACCGACCGCGGCGAGTGCTACCCCACTAACTGCATCTGGTACTTGGCTAAATAGCGAGGTCAGGAAGCGATCGCTCTCGTTCGATCGCTCCCGTCGCTCACGTGTACCCATGCACCTATCTTACTTACCTGCTTTATCCCCTAGATCGCATCCGTTCCGCGTTCACCGGTTCTGACGCGCACGATTGAATCAACTGGCGTTGTCCAAACTTTTCCATCGCCGATTGATCCTGTTGATGCCGCTTTCACGATGACATCGACAATTGCTGCTGCATCTGCATCATCAACTAGTACTTCAAGGCGAACCTTGGGTACAAGGTCTACGGTGTATTCGGCGCCACGATAAACCTCAGTGTGACCACGCTGGCGACCGAAACCACTGGCTTCAGAGACTGTCATTCCGGTTACGCCCGCCGCTTGCAGAGCATCTTTGACTTCATCTAACTTAAATGGTTTCAAGATAGCCGTTATTAACTTCATAGCAATGAACCTCCTCGTGATGAACTTGTCATTTCATATGCAGTTTCTGCGTGTTCATTTAGATCAATGCCTTCTACTTCTGCATCTTTCTTTACGCGGAAACCTATTGTCTTTTCAATTGCGTAACCGATGATCAGTGTGGCAATGAATGAGTATGCGAAAACAAGTCCGACACCCAGCGCCTGCTTTCCAAGTAGCGCTGTTCCGCCACCATAGAAGATTCCATCGAGGCTGAGGCTGTTGACCGCTGATGAGCCAAATAGGCCGATTGCAAGTGATCCCCAGATTCCACCGATTAAGTGAACTGCTACTACATCGAGTGAATCATCGAAGCCAAGCTTGTATTTGATTCCGACAGAGAGCGCACAAATCGCTCCTGCAAGCAGACCAATTACTACTGCGGCCCATGGAGCCACGAATGCACAAGCTGGCGTGATTGCAACTAGCCCTGCAACCGCACCTGATGCTGCACCAAGTGAAGTTGCATGTCCATTACGAATTTTCTCTACGAGTAACCAACCCAGAACCGCAGCAGCAGCTGCAACTTGAGTATTGATTAGAGCCAGTGCTGCAGTTCCATTTGCAGCCAGTGATGAGCCGGCGTTAAATCCAAACCAGCCGAACCAGAGAAGACCTGCGCCGAGCATCACCAATGGTAATGAGTGTGGACGCATTGATTCTTTGCGCCAACCAACTCTCTTTCCAATTACGATCGCTAGAGCTAACCCTGCAGCGCCGGCGTTGATATGCACTGCCGTTCCACCTGCAAAGTCTTGAACGCCTCTGCTGGCTAAATAACCGGCACCGGTAATTGTGTCTCCGACTTTATTTCCGAATGCAAATACCCAGTGCGCAACTGGGAAGTAAACCAATGTGGACCAGATAGCGACAAAGATCGCCCAAGCGGTGAACTTTGTGCGGTCTGCAATTGCACCCGAGATCAGCGCAGGGGTAATGATTGCGAACATCAATTGGAATGCTGCAAAGACAAGAACTGGAATTGGATAAACTCCACCGTTATTTGTGAAGTCATTAACAACTCCACCTAATCCGGATAAGGAAATATTTCCATACCAAGCTGAATTTGCCTTATATCCAAATGCCAATTCAAATCCGTAGATAACCCAAATCACGCTAACGATTCCGATGGTCACCATCGACATCATCATCATATTCAAAACGCTCTTGGTGCGAACCATGCCGCCGTAGAAGAAAGCTAAACCTGGCGTCATAAGTAGGACGAGAGCGGTACTTGCTAATACCCAGGCGGTATCGCCTGAATTAAGAACAATCTCTTCCATTATTCGTTTCCTATTCCTAGAGTTTTAACAAAAATGAACAAACCCTCGCCGTTGAGATGGGGTAAAGATGCTCTCGGCGAGTTACGTAGGCTCGTTTTCTAGGTTAAGACGGGGTCACAAAATCGGGAAATTTGTTACATCTGTGTTACGCCAAGTGCGGGATAGGAATGCTATTCGCCGATTAAGCCTGAGATGTAGCGCTCTGAGTCGAAGGCAGCGAAATCTGATTCGGCTTCACCGGTTCCGACAAACTTGATTGGTATATCGAGAGCGTTTTCAATGGCTAGGGCTACTCCCCCTCGGGCGCTGCCATCTAACTTTGTGACAATCAAGCCAGTTACATCAACGGCTTCGGTAAAAATCTTCGCTTGGGTAATTCCATTTTGGCCTGTCGTTGCATCAATTACTAATAGAACTTCAGAAACCGGTAAGGATTTTTCGATTACGCGTTTTACCTTACCTAACTCGGCCATCAAATCGTTCTTATTGTGAAGTCGCCCAGCGGTATCAATTAGCAAGTAGCTAACTTGTTGTTCGTTTGCACGAACTGCGGCATCAAAAACGACCGATGCGGGCTCGGCTCCATCTTTGCCAGCGATAACTTCAACGCCGATACGCGCTCCCCATGTCTGCAACTGTTCTACTGCAGCAGCGCGAAAGGTGTCGGCTGCAGCAAGAATTACTGAGGAGCCAGAGCCTTTTAGCGAAGCGGCCAACTTCGCAACTGAAGTTGTTTTGCCGGTGCCATTTACTCCAACAACGATTAGCGCTGAGGTGGAGGCTGCCTTACTTAAGGTGCGGGATTTACTTGAGAGCTTCGAATTTAATATCTGAGTCAGAGAAGCGAGTGCATCATCGCCCTTGATTGATTTAGCATCTTTGATAATTGAGGATGTAAGTGATGGGCCAAGATCTGCAGCAAGAAGTTCTGCTTCAAGTTCTTGCCAATCAAGTGGATCAGCTGTCGAAACGCCTTTTATCTTTGAGATGAATTTACTGAAAATACCCATTGCCTAAATACCCATTGCCTAAAGAACCTTAAGCGGTGTCAGATTCGCGCAGGCGCTGTGAAATAACCTCAGTTACGCCATCGCCGCGCATGGTTACGCCATAGAGCGCATCTGCGATCTCCATAGTGCGCTTCTGGTGAGTAATGATGATCAACTGTGAACTTTCACGAAGTTCTTCGAGCACAACTAATAATCGGCCCAAGTTAACGTCATCGAGGGCGGCCTCAACTTCATCGAGCACGTAGAAAGGACTTGGTCGTGCTTTAAAGATCGCTACCAACATAGCAACCGCTGTCAGAGACTTTTCACCGCCTGAAAGTAGCGAGAGGCGCTTGATGCGCTTTCCTGGTGGACGCGCTTCCACATCAACACCAGTGTTGAGAAGATCATCAGGATTTGTAAGTATCAAACGGCCATCGCCACCAGGGAATAAGCGGGCGAAGATATCTTCAAAGTGTTTAGCGGTTTCTTCGTAGGCTTCCATGAAGATCTGTTGCACACGATCATCAACTTCCTTGATGATATCCAGCAGATCTTTCTTGGTGCGCTTTAGATCTTCTAACTGTTCGGCCAAGAACTTAAGGCGCTCTTCAAGCGCGTTGTACTCTTCCAAAGCTAATGGGTTGATCTTGCCGAGAAGAGTGAGTGAACGTTCAGTGGCAGCGAGGCGCTTCTCCTGTTGATCACGGCGATACGGGATTAACTCAGTAGCGACGATCTCACCGGTCTCGGTTTCGATAAAGGTTGGTACATCGTTCTGAGGTCCGTACTCATTTACAAGAGTTGTCGTATCAACTCCAAGTTCTTCTACTGCTTTGGACTCAAGTTGTTCGATACGCATGCGCTGTTCTGCACGAGCGATCTCATCTTTATGAACCGAAGAAGTTAGCTGTTCGAGTTCTGATGCGAGTTCACGTCCACGTGATCGCACGGTAAGCGTCTCGCCTTCGCGATCGGATCGTGATGCTTCGAGACGGGCGCGCTCTGTTGCAGCCTTCGCAATAGATCTTTCAATGTGGATTAACGCTTCGTATGCGGCTTCTGCAATTGCAGAAGAGATCAGCGCACCGCGCGCACGTGCACCGCGGCGCGATACTGCCCGCTCGGATGCTTCACGTTCGGCGTTAGCGGAATCTTCGAGGGCCTTGGCACGTGCACCAATTGAATCAACGCGCTCTTCGCTGGTGCGAACGGCAAGACGTGCTTCTACTTCTGCAGTTCGCGCAAGTGAGACTTCATTTCGTAAGTTTTCGGCGGCGCTGTGATCTGGTTCGCCAATTTCTCCACGTTGTTGCAATTGTGCAGAAGCGATGGAAAGTTCGTTCTCATCGCGACCTTTAGCAGCATTGGCTTCAGCGATTGCAGAATTTAAGCGCTCAACTTCGGCAGATGCCGATTTCATATTCTGGCCAGCTACGGCTAGTTGTTCAGTAAAAGCAGAAATTCGAGCATCTGATTCATTTAACTTAGATAGCGCGATATCAAATGTATTTTGCTTGCTTTCTACATCGCCTTGCGCTGTTGAGATCTCAAATTTAATGCGATCGCAGTTATGCGTAATGGTCTCAAGCTTGGCCTGTAACTCTTGGACCAGTGCGTTGATCTCAATTAGCGAAGTAGATGATGCTGAACCACCACGTGCGCGCTTTGCGGTGATTACATCGCCATCACGCGTTACAACTGTGACGCTTGGGTGGGAGTGAATAATGCCTTCGGCCTCACGTGCGCTTTCTGCAACGACCGTATTAGAGAGAAGTGAAGCGAGGAGCTCGGAGATCTCCGTAGAACGAACATGGGAAGTCAGCGCTGTAAGACCATCTGGAACAGATGTAGCACTGTGTGAACCTGGTTGGTAGACAAGTACATCTGCTTGGCCCAAGTTCTCGGAGCGCATCGTTGTTAAAGCGCTGATTGCAGAATTTAAATCACGAACGACAATCGCATCACAGAGCGATCCGAGCGCTGCGGCAGTTGCAGATTCCCATCCGGAATCAATTTGAACAAGGGATGCAATGCTTCCGAGAATTGTTAATCCGCGAGAATCGCGAACTAACGCTGCCCCACCATCGCGTGACTGCGAGGTTAACAACATCGCCTCTAACTTGGATTCGATTGCATTTCGCTCGCGATCGGCGGCGCGTTCTGCATCAACTAGTGAACTCAGTTCCGCTTTCGCGTTATCGAGAGATCGCTTAGCGACTTCAAATTCAGAGTCGAGCCCAAGTTCTCCGGCATCTGCACCAGCAATATCCATCTCGAGAGTTGAATATTGACGTTGTGCGCTTTCGGCGCGAGATTGCGCTTCATCGCGCGCTTTTACTAATCGAGCAATTTCTTCTGCGATCGCTTCTAATCGCGCTGCCAGCGACTTGATATGGCCTTCTTGGCGCGCCGTGCCTTCACGCTGATCGGCGATAGCGCGCATCGCTGCGGCGATTTTATCTTCCTCAACTTTTAAAGATTGTTCCGCGCTGGAAAGTTTGGAAGTTGTGGCTTGTAAGTGCGCTTGTGCGCTCTGAACTTCGCTGCGCAGTTGCGCCTCTTGCTGGCGAAGCGCCAGCGCTTCTTGATCAAGCGCTTCTGGGTCGCGACCAGCGCTACGTGCTTCTTCTGCTTCTTCAGCTAAGAAGCGTGAGCGCTCTTGTGCAAGTGATTGCGTTCCGCGGAATTTTTCACGAAGTGCGCTAAGTGCGTAGAAATTTTCCTGTGCTGCAATTAGAAGTGGGCTCTCGAAAGCGGCTTGCGCATCAAGTGATTCTTCGCGTGATCTGACTTTATCTAACTCATCTTCAACAAGTGAACGTCGCTCACGAAGTGCGGTTTCATCCGCTACTTCAGCATCGAGAGTTTTGGAAAGTGAGATGAAATCATCAGCGAGCAGACGTAACTTGGCATCACGAAGATCAGCCTGAATTGTCGCCGCTTTTTTCGCAACTTCTGCTTGCTTCCCGAGTGGACGGAGTTGGCGACGAAGTTCAACCGTTAAATCCTGAACGCGAGCTAAGTTCGCCTGCATTGAATCTAACTTACGAAGGGCTTTCTCTTTACGTTTGCGATGCTTAAGTACGCCAGCTGCTTCTTCGATAAACCCACGGCGTTCTTCAGGGGTAGCCATCAAAATTGCATCTAATTGGCCTTGGCCAACGATGACATGCATTTCGCGGCCGATACCTGAGTCGCTTAGTAGTTCTTGGATATCCAATAAGCGTGATGCTTCACCATTTATTTGGTACTCGCTCTGGCCATTACGAAAGAGAATGCGGGAAATTGTTACTTCGGTGTAATCAATTGGCAGGGCGCCATCGGTGTTATCGATTGTTAGTGAAACTTCTGCGCGACCAAGTGGTGCACGCCCGCTTGTGCCAGCGAAGATGACATCTTCCATCTTGCCGCCGCGAAGTGACTTCGCACCTTGCTCGCCCATAACCCATGTGAGGGCATCTACAACATTTGATTTTCCAGAGCCGTTTGGACCGACGACGCAGGTGATGCCCGGTTCCAGGCGAAGCGTCGTTGCCGACGCGAAGGATTTAAATCCTTTAAGCGTCATACTCTTTAAATACACGGCGTAAACCTACCGTTTAGGTGGCGTCATTACGTACGTGACGCGAGTGAAGTACTACTTGAGGGTTGCGAGAATTTCGTAGGCAGAACGAGCCGCTGATTGCTCTGCTTCGCGTTTGCTCTTACCGATACCTTGCGCAACTGCTTCACCGGCGACCATCGCTACAGCGGTGAAACTCTTATCGTGGTCTGGGCCTTCTTCAGTTACTAAATATTCGAGGGTGCCTTTTCCAAGTGATGAAACTAATTCTTGGAGCGCGGTCTTGCCATCTAGCCCAGCGCCCTTTGCCATAGCGCTTTCGAGAGTCTCATTAATTAACGTGCGAACAACGGTAGTAGTTGTTGCAAATCCGCACTCCAGATAAATAGCGCCAATCAAGGCTTCTAGAGCATCGGCAAGTAGTGAGTTTTTATCGCGCCCACCGGTGACTTCTTCACCTTTTCCAAGGCGAATATATTTTCCGAGTTCTAGCGTGCGAGCAATATCTGCGAGCGCACGCATATTTACGATTCCAGATCGCAGTGGAGATAAACGTGATTCATCTAAATCTGGATAACGAAGGTAGAGCTCTTCAGTAACAATTAAGCCCAGTACTGAATCACCTAAAAATTCTAAACGTTCATTTGTTTCTTTAGCACCGGTCTCATATGCAAATGAGCGATGGGTAAAAGCTAACTCGAGCAATTCGGGCTTTAATGTGATCCCGAGTTGCGCAGTTAAAGTAGAGAACAGATCAGACCTCGAGAACCTGGCGGCGGTTATATGTTCCGCAGGTTGGGCATGCTGTATGTGTGAGCTTTGGCTGCTGGCACTGTGGGCATGCTGCAAGTGATGCTGCAGTTGTCTTCCACATTGAGCGGCGTGAGCGTGTCTTCGAACGAGACATCTTTCGCTTTGGAACTGGCACGGTAATCGTCCTTAATCTCTTTTAAACCTATTGGTAAAAATTGGCTTAACTCGGTTAGGAGGTAAGTATCCCTTATTCATCCGATTTCTTAAAATCCAGTCCAGCCAAGCCCGCCCAGCGAGCGTCGATCGCCTCATGCTGGTGGCCTTCCGGAAGATCTGCCCACTTCTGACCGCAATCTGGACAGAGCCCGAGGCACTCTTCGGAGCAGAGCGGGTTGATTGGAAGATCTAATACAACGGCATCTCGAATAGGGGGCTCGAGATCCATCACATTGCCATCCATCCAAAGTTCGTCATCTTCTTCCAGATCTACGTCGTCATCAGATGCGCGCTTGGACTTCTTACCCTTCTTGCCAGAATCTTTACTTGGCTCGTAGCGATAGAGCTCTTGAATCTTTCGTTCAACAGTAATTTCAACTGGATCAAGGCAACGAATGCACTCGCCCTTTGCGATCGCATATAGATCAGCGCTTAACAAGACTCCCTCAGTAACGGATTCCAGACGGAGATCTACTTCAATAACATCACCGGCTGGCACGCTCACCAGCGGAACGCCAATCGGCTCCAAAATTTCTAGATCTAACTGATACTCCTTCATCTCCCCCGCACGGCGAGGAAGTTCAAAAGTGTTAAATTCAAATACCGAAGAGGCCTTAGACATCGAAATAGGTGCTCTCGTGGTTAATTGTCGTCGGCTAATTGCGACAAGACATCTTTATCGTTTGCACCATCTAGTCGCTCACGACCGCGGGCTACTGCATCAAGAGTCTTATTGAGGATCACTTCTAGAGTGGCAAGGCGGCCATCAATGTAGCTTTCTACTTCAGCGCGCTCATCAGCAGCAAGTGCGCGTGCATCGTCAAGGATTCGTTGTGCTTCATCACGTGCTGCTTGGACAATCGCAGTTTGTTCGATCATGCGCGCAACTTCTTCGCGCGCGGTGGCGATCATTTGTTCGGCTGAAGAACGGCCTTCTTCAACTAAGTTATCGCGCTGGGCCAAAATTGCTTCGGCTGCAGATAAATCTTGTGGAAGTGCAATTCTTGCGCCATCTAAGATTTCTAAAATTTCGCCACGATGTACAACGCAGGAAGCTGAAAGTGGAACTCCGCGAGCCTCTTCGATCAGAGTAATGGCGGTGCTGAGTTTTTCGATCGAGTCCATTTTTACTTCCCTGCTACTCGTGCTTTAAGTGCATCATTTACGACGCCTGGAACCATAGAGGATACATCTCCACCGAAATGAGCGAGCTCTTTAACGATAGAAGA is part of the Candidatus Planktophila lacus genome and harbors:
- a CDS encoding YceD family protein; this encodes MSKASSVFEFNTFELPRRAGEMKEYQLDLEILEPIGVPLVSVPAGDVIEVDLRLESVTEGVLLSADLYAIAKGECIRCLDPVEITVERKIQELYRYEPSKDSGKKGKKSKRASDDDVDLEEDDELWMDGNVMDLEPPIRDAVVLDLPINPLCSEECLGLCPDCGQKWADLPEGHQHEAIDARWAGLAGLDFKKSDE
- a CDS encoding ATP synthase subunit B/B', with translation MDSIEKLSTAITLIEEARGVPLSASCVVHRGEILEILDGARIALPQDLSAAEAILAQRDNLVEEGRSSAEQMIATAREEVARMIEQTAIVQAARDEAQRILDDARALAADERAEVESYIDGRLATLEVILNKTLDAVARGRERLDGANDKDVLSQLADDN
- the rpmF gene encoding 50S ribosomal protein L32 codes for the protein MPVPKRKMSRSKTRSRRSMWKTTAASLAACPQCQQPKLTHTACPTCGTYNRRQVLEV
- the smc gene encoding chromosome segregation protein SMC encodes the protein MTLKGFKSFASATTLRLEPGITCVVGPNGSGKSNVVDALTWVMGEQGAKSLRGGKMEDVIFAGTSGRAPLGRAEVSLTIDNTDGALPIDYTEVTISRILFRNGQSEYQINGEASRLLDIQELLSDSGIGREMHVIVGQGQLDAILMATPEERRGFIEEAAGVLKHRKRKEKALRKLDSMQANLARVQDLTVELRRQLRPLGKQAEVAKKAATIQADLRDAKLRLLADDFISLSKTLDAEVADETALRERRSLVEDELDKVRSREESLDAQAAFESPLLIAAQENFYALSALREKFRGTQSLAQERSRFLAEEAEEARSAGRDPEALDQEALALRQQEAQLRSEVQSAQAHLQATTSKLSSAEQSLKVEEDKIAAAMRAIADQREGTARQEGHIKSLAARLEAIAEEIARLVKARDEAQSRAESAQRQYSTLEMDIAGADAGELGLDSEFEVAKRSLDNAKAELSSLVDAERAADRERNAIESKLEAMLLTSQSRDGGAALVRDSRGLTILGSIASLVQIDSGWESATAAALGSLCDAIVVRDLNSAISALTTMRSENLGQADVLVYQPGSHSATSVPDGLTALTSHVRSTEISELLASLLSNTVVAESAREAEGIIHSHPSVTVVTRDGDVITAKRARGGSASSTSLIEINALVQELQAKLETITHNCDRIKFEISTAQGDVESKQNTFDIALSKLNESDARISAFTEQLAVAGQNMKSASAEVERLNSAIAEANAAKGRDENELSIASAQLQQRGEIGEPDHSAAENLRNEVSLARTAEVEARLAVRTSEERVDSIGARAKALEDSANAEREASERAVSRRGARARGALISSAIAEAAYEALIHIERSIAKAATERARLEASRSDREGETLTVRSRGRELASELEQLTSSVHKDEIARAEQRMRIEQLESKAVEELGVDTTTLVNEYGPQNDVPTFIETETGEIVATELIPYRRDQQEKRLAATERSLTLLGKINPLALEEYNALEERLKFLAEQLEDLKRTKKDLLDIIKEVDDRVQQIFMEAYEETAKHFEDIFARLFPGGDGRLILTNPDDLLNTGVDVEARPPGKRIKRLSLLSGGEKSLTAVAMLVAIFKARPSPFYVLDEVEAALDDVNLGRLLVVLEELRESSQLIIITHQKRTMEIADALYGVTMRGDGVTEVISQRLRESDTA
- the rnc gene encoding ribonuclease III, coding for MLELAFTHRSFAYETGAKETNERLEFLGDSVLGLIVTEELYLRYPDLDESRLSPLRSGIVNMRALADIARTLELGKYIRLGKGEEVTGGRDKNSLLADALEALIGAIYLECGFATTTTVVRTLINETLESAMAKGAGLDGKTALQELVSSLGKGTLEYLVTEEGPDHDKSFTAVAMVAGEAVAQGIGKSKREAEQSAARSAYEILATLK